The Glycine soja cultivar W05 chromosome 15, ASM419377v2, whole genome shotgun sequence region ttaaatataatatttgaaattttcattaaattgttGAGAAACTtaatgttttaataaattttttaaagaagatAAATGTATCTGCTGCAATTAATTACTTTCTTGCAACAGATTCACGAATTAGAGTTAtacaaaaatgacaaaaaaagcctatataaataaatatcaggATCCGCAAGAAAGGTAATGAACCTTTTGTTAAACAATTGTTAACATTGGATTAGTATATGTGATTAACATTCCTTGCTTACTTTATCTGCAACTAGTTACATAATTTGTGTCCTCATTTTTTGGAATATTTTTTGTGGAATATTCCCACAGTGGGAATATATAATGCAAAGTTAGCTAGTAGGTAACAAAACTTAACAAAAAGGAGACAAACGAAGTTATGTAAGAAAATCTCCCActcaaaatccattttgctgGATATAGTTTCTTGGTAGATtatctctgtgtgtgtgtttttacaAGTCTTGCCTGCACATTTGATAATGCAGCTATTTGAACTGTACGATTAGTTTGGTATAAAAGGAACCTATAGCTCTACGAGGCAAAGACAcaagtgtgatttttttttttaaaaatgtttttgtatATGCTCCTCAACCATTTTGATAAATCCGTAATGATTTGAACTTGTAGAGATTCAATTCTATAAAGCATCATgtgtttcttttcttcattaaaAATGTGGTCCACacacagaaaaaagaaaatgtctCTAAATTTGCTTCATAATTACCTACCATGCCACAGATTTTATATTCTCATGCTATTTATGAAATTGATACTTGGGATTATTGTGCATGTTATGATTATCTTACTTGATAATATAATGAACATAACTATGCACAATCATACACAACAGAGTACCCTGTTTTGCATTATTTCGTCCCCTCTGTCCATAAAAGTGCagctaacaaaataataataataattccacTACCACCACAGGATATTCCAAATAACAAATTTGAAGGTGTTCTCCACATCAATGCCAAAGTAAATTATATGGTCCATTTCATTATGAGAGAGACTTTTGGGCACACAAATCCGTACTCATGGGACCATAGGATACTTGTAATGTAGTTAGCAACACAAAATTATAACAGAATTAAAGTCAAGTAAAGACCTCATTTTTGGTTGCCCCACATCAGAGTCACATGCAAAATTGCAACATATCCCTTATGAAAATAGACATAAAGGTAAACAAAACCAAGACGTTTGTTTAATGAACACCTTGGTGTATAAGTGAGGTTGAACAACGTTTAGAAGCTTGTCTATGTAGTCAAGTTAGCTTCCTTGTAAGTCACACATCCTTGGGGaaacccttgtattttatatttatatgaagACCCTTCTAccttcaaaaattcaaaattgtcCCCAAAGGAATATAGTATACTTCTTGCAAAAActtctatatattattatataataatgatattCTCGATATATGAAACTAATACTTCTATGGAAAACTCAATAATGGGTAATTGCCTTACCACATGTTACTGTGCAGGGAAAGTCATTCAGAAAAACCAAGCTCTCCCCATTAATACCATATTCAAGCTTCCTGTACATGTTACAAATTCTTGGCCTCCAGGTAAACATAATTAGATTGGTCATATTCTCTCATTATTGTGATATATAAcctatttaaataagtttttggaCTCTGTCAAATttcagattttaaattttagtcattataaaaagttttatacatttttattcctttatttattttaatccctCATAATTAGCTCCCTAAAGGAACTAAAAGTGGTTaacaaaaagacaaaactttATGCCTACAAGAATTAATTatgatcaataaaaataaacgaGCGACTAAAAAACGACCattttttagggactaaaactcAATCTGAAATTCAGAGAGCGACTAAAATCTTATTTACCCTGTAATCTAGTTAAATGCATGCTGATTATTGCTAGTGGTGAATTACTACATTCAGGTGGTAATTTTGCAAGTGGAACAATTGATCTTGGTGGGCTGCAACTGTATgaagcatcaacattcaacaaAGTTTGGGGCACCTATAGTGGTGGACCTGATGATCGAGGTTTCTCCATTTTTGAGCCATCAGGAGTACCTCAAGGCTTCTCCATGTTGGGTAGCTACAGCCAGCCCAACAACAAGCCTCTTTTTGGATATGTTCTTGTGGCAAAAGATGTGTCCACAAACACCAGCAACCCTAGTCTAAAGCAACCACTTGATTACACACTTGTATGGAACAGTGCATCTTTGAAGATTGACCAAGATGGTCCCATCTATGTTTGGCTACCAACAGCACCTCAAGGTTATAAAGCTGTAGGCTATGTTGTCACCACAACACCAACTAAGCCTTCACTTGACAAAATCAGGTGTGCTAGGTTAGACCTCACTGACCAATGTGAGGCAAATTCATTCATTTGGGGTTCAGacaacttcaatttttatgattttagacCAAGCAATAGAGGAACTCAAGCACCTGGTGTTAGAGTAGGCACCTTTGTTGCACAAAATGGGAGTCCTAACCCTCCATCTATTGTTTGTTTGAGAAACACCAACGCTATACCAAAATACATGCCTAATCTACCACAAATCAAGGCAATTCTCCAAGTTTACTCTCCAGTCATGTCCTTGCACCCTGATGAAGAATTCTTTCCATCTTCTGTGGAGTGGTTTTTCTCCAATGGAGCACTTCTATATAAGAAAGGACAAGAGTCAAAGCCTGTGTCAATATCACCAAATGGGGCTAACCTTCCTCAGGATCCTAACATTGATGGTGCCTATTGGGTGGACCTTCCTGCTGATTCAACCAACAAAGAGAGGGTCAAGAAAGGAGACTTGAAAAGTGCCATAAGCTATGTGCATGTGAAGCCAATGCTTGGAGGGACCTTCACTGACATTGCAATGTGGGTCTTCTACCCATTCAATGGACCAGCTAGAGCCAAAGTTGAGTTCTTAACCGTTAACTTGGGGAAGATAGGTGAACATGTTGGTGACTGGGAGCATGTGACACTAAGGGTGAGCAACTTCAATGGTGAACTAAAGCATGTCTATTTCTCTCAACACAGCAAAGGCGCATGGTTTGATTCATCTCAATTAGAGTTCCAAAGTGGCAACAAACCGTTGTACTATTCTTCCTTGCATGGCCATGCATCATACCCTCATGGTGGCCTTAACTTGCTAGGGGAAGACAAGATTGGCATAAGGAATGATACTGCTATAAGTGACAATGTCATGGATTTGGGGGCATTTCAATTGGTTTCTGCTGAGTATTTGGGTTCTGATGTTGTGGAGCCTCCTCCATGGCTTAATTATTTCAGGGAATGGGGTCctaaaattgattataatgTGAATGATGAGTTGAGGAAGCTTGAGAAGTTCTTGCCTGGGAAGCTGAAATCTACTTTGGAAAATATTGTGAAGAATTTGCCAAGTGAAGTGTTGGGAGAGGAAGGACCAACGGGTCCTAAGGTGAAGGATAATTGGAGTGGAGATGAAAGGTGAAGATTGTAGAGCTTAGTTACATTCATTGTTACAAACTCCAAATGGAATTAGAGTAATGTTAATTATTGTGTGAAAAGTGGAATTGAATAAGTGGCTACAGTTTATTGGAAaaactatatattaaaaaagtcaAAAGGAACCAACAATAGCTTAAACAAGTTCACAAACCTTGTCAATTCTCGGTGCACTATAAACAAGTACGGACTTTAGGTCTCTCTATTCTCGGTgcaatatatatacaagaacgtaaTGTGAAGGCGAAGGAAAAACACGATGTAATAAAATTGTTCTTACTAAAATCTGGAACTATGACATGTCACGGTGAACGTGCTTAAAGTAAGTTCCAGAACTTCACACGTCGACCTTCTTTGAGGATGATCTTTGTTGAGAGAACAAGAAGAGAAACCTAGAAAATAAAGGACTTCGACactcaagtaaaaatataagttaGGAGAAATAAACAAGTATATGTGTATGAGAGCAAGTATGCTTAAGCTCAAAGTGTGAGCGAATGTGAGTGTGTAGAGAATTCGATGAAACTTGATATTTATAAGAGTAGAGTGTATCTACAGGTCGTTGTTTGTAGGGACTGTTATAGTCTTTGCAAACTCTCGACTTGTAAATAATAGTCAGGAGCTTTTagataatgttaaaaataaatggtagcttatagataaaagctaaaaaataattatacctTGTAGATAATGTGTGGCTTGTAGAtgattaattacttaattacttGCCAATAGATAaagatattcaaatatatttgaatattaatagGTTAAAAATAACCTATTAATTGGGGAGTCTAGTTGTTAAGGGTCGAGCGTCCACACACTTCTGTTGCAAGGCTGACATGGAGAGTTGACATGTGTCACAGAGTGTGTCATGTAGGATGCCACATGTATTTTGTGAACTTTGGACAATACATAAACAAAATGTAAACAAATCCAAAACAGTCATACATTAGAAGTTTGAGCAAATTTGACCATAAGTTTTGAGTCTGTTGATGTATAAGATGAACAAAACTATGTAAGGAGGTTTCATCATTATCTCTAACAATCAATGACTTTGACACCTAAAGTTAGTTCAAattctctattttaatttctttttatccttaatgAAAAGTGTTGAGTTTTT contains the following coding sequences:
- the LOC114386296 gene encoding uncharacterized protein LOC114386296, translated to MGVNVGIICVLFLLATQAIGVPAFAPWKKLQLPWKKPSKGKVIQKNQALPINTIFKLPVHVTNSWPPGGNFASGTIDLGGLQLYEASTFNKVWGTYSGGPDDRGFSIFEPSGVPQGFSMLGSYSQPNNKPLFGYVLVAKDVSTNTSNPSLKQPLDYTLVWNSASLKIDQDGPIYVWLPTAPQGYKAVGYVVTTTPTKPSLDKIRCARLDLTDQCEANSFIWGSDNFNFYDFRPSNRGTQAPGVRVGTFVAQNGSPNPPSIVCLRNTNAIPKYMPNLPQIKAILQVYSPVMSLHPDEEFFPSSVEWFFSNGALLYKKGQESKPVSISPNGANLPQDPNIDGAYWVDLPADSTNKERVKKGDLKSAISYVHVKPMLGGTFTDIAMWVFYPFNGPARAKVEFLTVNLGKIGEHVGDWEHVTLRVSNFNGELKHVYFSQHSKGAWFDSSQLEFQSGNKPLYYSSLHGHASYPHGGLNLLGEDKIGIRNDTAISDNVMDLGAFQLVSAEYLGSDVVEPPPWLNYFREWGPKIDYNVNDELRKLEKFLPGKLKSTLENIVKNLPSEVLGEEGPTGPKVKDNWSGDER